The Syngnathus acus chromosome 11, fSynAcu1.2, whole genome shotgun sequence genome includes the window AAGCGCTTACCCATGTGCATTTCGTTATGTTTTCTTACTGTATCTATATAATGTGAATTAACgctatgtaaaaaaaatatttatcttaGTGGATGTGGTGATCTTTTATTGTCCTGCTTGTAGTTAACCACTCCATAGTTATGGAATGTGGCTAGACGacactttcctttttttactAATGACTATTCTACAATTTGGAAGGCTCAGAAAGATGCCAATAAAGATTTAGATTCCAAACACCAAACTAGCTTCCATAGTCGCCACCATCTTCAAAATTGAATAACGAGTATAAATCTTTACTCGCAAGTGGTGCATTCTAAAAGTCCCGCAGAGAAGTTCAGCATTCTGGGATTTCTTTATTGCTTTCAAAATGTCTGAGGCGTAGTTCGAGCACTATAAAGCTGTTAAGTCGGAGTGAAAGGACGAACTTTTTAACGCCACACAACAGGACACACGTCGAGCAAAATGATACCTTTTAACACTATGACctaaaattatatatacaaCACTCATGATGTATACCAACCTGTTAGTTAGGCTGAGATGACGCTCTAGACAGAACATCGACTCCCACCCGGCATTGTCCAGTGTACCAATCCTCGTTAGCTtacgttagcattagcaccCTATTTAGCGCGCGACTTCACGTTGAGTAATAAAATATGGACAAACTTGCTAGGATTTTAAAACCTAATAATAATTGGACCCAGGTACAAAATAAGCACATCTAAGAGTCCACGATATCTGACAGGATGATATAGCGTCGTACTGTTTGTGtccatcaaaacattttatcaAAAAATGTAGACTATAGGTAACGTTTTCTACGGGCTGTTGGCACATTGTGAAATTGGCTCACTAGCGCCACCATGTGGTTCGGAGAGCAATGTGCGTGTAAATAAACTACAATGTTTCTTGCTAAATtgattacttttttaaattgcaggAAAATCTGctctaaaattgcaaataatCTTCACTATCTCATGAAGCATTGCCTGATGTGAACTTGATACTAAGTAACTTGGTTCATTTTTGTagtacataaataataacctATATTAACATCAACAAACATAATGGGTCAAATAAATAAGCCTGGTAACTAAAACACAcctttattccttgttttaatatggttgtaatttaaaaagaacacacacacacaccgaaacATTGATAATTATTGTGTGGAGggagttaaaaaaatgagaaaacattgtatttacaaaacaaatcttgcAGGTTGTCACAATAAAATTAATGAGTAACAAGTAAAAAGTCCAATTTGTTAAAATGACTTATTGTATTTGGATTCTTCAGTGTAGGGTGACAAGGTGGGTAAGTCTCTTCAATTCTCTTTCTGCAGAAAGTGAAAAGTTAAGAGTTCAAATATTGATAAAACATTAAATTTGAGAAACAAACTTACCTTTTCTGTTTCCACTGCCTCAGCTGGACCtacagacaaaaataaaagacattcACTTTGGCATAAATGCTTGCAGTTCAATAAACTATTGCGTATTCACACTTTACTATTTACAAATTGTCTAAAGTGTCCAAACCAACCGGCCATTTCTCTCAAATATTTGCGATTAAACTCCTAATAAAAgctatttgatttgattgctATTTCTAGTTGACTCAAAGGTGGAGTGGCGAAACATCAACAGCAATACATCAGCCGACAAGCACATTAGCTTCACAAATGTTGGGTCACCTGAGGGGAGGAAGAGCCAAGAGACGAACTTGATGAGGCCGTAGAGCACAAGGGCCACGGCCAACATCATCATGGAGTCCTCCAAGGATGGTGTGCTGAAGCctgagaggtcaaaggtcattaGTACTGCGTTTGAAACAGGCTGACAAATCAGCATTTATGTGGTAGGATAGAAAACATCCCCTCAGATTACCGATGACTCTGAGTGCCACGCTGGCACGACGTGTACCGCCGGGATGTTTGGCGACGCAGGTGAGCTCCCCTCCGCGGCCCAGCTCCGGATCAGACGTGTTGAGCTCCAACCGGGTGCCTTGGCTGTAGGTGCCGTCCCAGGCCTGCTTGTGGCCCGTAAGGTGACCGGGTCCCAACGACCTGGTCTTGCCATCGGGGTCTTTCAAGTCCCAGCTCAGCTCCAGGGAATGGGGGGTGAAACCTGAGGCCTCACAGTGGACTGTCAAACTCTGGCCCGGAGCGGTGAGGGGCAACGGGGACGGGTGGATGGATAGGGAAGGAGGTTCTAGAAGCAAGGCGAAAATGTTGCAGTCAAATGTTAAAATTCTATTCCAGCTTTGATTGCATTTTTCACAACCCACCTGCAACCTCCAGATGAATGGTGACCTGAGCGAGAAGATGTGGCAGGTACACCATGCAAATGTACATTCCGGAGTGGTGCACTTGGGCTTCCTGCAGCACCAGGGAGGCGTTGCCATTTCGGTGCAGCTCCTCAAAGTCCATTTTCATGCCTTCCTCCGGGGAGTCAAATACCCGGTCCGATTTTCCGTCATAGGCCAGAAGCAGTCGTCCGCTGCCGTGGGACTGGTAGCGCCACTCCACGGCAAAGCCCGATCCAGATAGGGGAGATGCGGGGTTGGCCCAGAACTGGCATTGCAGCAGCACCGGCTCACCGAGTCTGGACTGCACCACCGTTGTGGTAGTCACGCTGAGGACCACTAAGGAGGGAAACGGCAAAGAAGGAACATTAGAAGTTCTCAGAGCGAGGAGAGCTACTCAAATCCACAGTGGTTACCGTCCAGCTCGTTGGTTTCGGTGGGGGCACGCATGATGCTGGCCGTGCCGCGTCGTTCGTCCAGGTCCTGAACAGTGGCAGAAAACCAGTCGGCTTGCAGGTATATAGGGCTGAGCTCATCTGAGAGGCTGGAGGCCCACGAGAGGGCGGAGTACTGCGGCTGGAAGCGGCTGAGCTCACAATGAGGCTTGCGGGTTGAGCTTCTGCGTGAGCGGTGACACAGAGTCGCCTCCGGATCTGGAGGTCACAAGCGGcgattcattcatccatttttaggTATTGACATGAGGTTATTTTGTAATCAGGGTAATAATTGCACACGCCAACAGACCGGCGACAGTGTAGACTCTCAGGATACTGGGATCGGTCAAATCTTCGAGGCTGGCTGTGCGGTGGCCTTTCGTCTTGATGCGAAGCAGCGACTTCACCTGGCTTGGGGGCGCCGCTAGACCTCCAGCTGCCTTCTCGTTCATATACCAGCACTCCAGCCCAGGACAGGAGTGGCTGTGGCAGGCTGCGAGAAGGCCACAAACAGTGCAACACACGGACTCAATAGACGTCACTGTGTCATTGAGtaacatttcaaatttaatcaatagcaaaaatgacatttactttcaaTTTCTTATATTTTTCTCAACAGCAAGCTACAATACTGTTGTAACGCACTTTAGCCACGGGGGGGCGTATACACCAAATTCCCTGAAAAACTTAAACGAAAATGACCTTCAAAACGTTACATGCGAGTGTACGATGTTAGTAATAAAACCGCAACATTGTCTTGAGCATCGTTCGGCACATTTTTTTAGATGAAACATATTTTaagcattttaaatgtatgtaGAGTTTTGTGTCGGATACCTTGGACCAAGCAGCAAAGCAGAAAGATATTACAAATTGACCAGAAATTCGTCATGGTTGTTGCGCTCCTTGCTGcttcttcttgttcttctcttcgttttctttttgttgtcctTTCAGAGAAAAGGAGCTGCGCAACCGTAACGTGTCTGAGTTTATACTTTCGCTTTCACTCTCGCCTGCAAGTACGCAGAAGAACAGCGACACCTTCCGTTTAAGGGAAGTCTgcaaaaatactgtacataagAGAAAACCgaagggaaataaaaataagttatGACATGAGGCCAATATCATTTAAACCAGATGACAGGTGTTAATAACTCGTTTTTGACATGTTTCCCTCAAATTACACCAAGTCAAGAATTATACACATAGGTAGCAACAACATAAGGTCATGATAAGATTAACACGTTGTAGAGGTGAATTTGTTTCCATACTTTAATTCGTTGCTCCTTCTTCTGTAGTcatacaatttttttctttctcctggaACCTCGGCTCGCTTAGAGGGTCATGTCACtggtggagaaaagaaaagcttttGAGTGGTTAATATGGTAATTTATCACTTATCTTTCAAGGTGCAACACACTACTTGATTCATCTTGTGATTATTTAAAGTTCAACGGTCAAAAATGCTGAGAAACCCGTGCGACAAGAAGCTCAGCCCTTAAAGCGACACGCCCAACACCCAGACACTCTCACGAGATACTTCTAGGCAATTTAGTAAAATATGAAAGACTCATTTGAAACTAATCGTCTGGCCAGTGGTGGTGAAAATGTCAATAGCTGTTTTGGGAATGACGTACACTGTTAGTTTTAATTTCGGGGTATTTTTATTGCGTCACAGCTGACGAGCCGGACCACCGAGATAACGAGATGAGCATCAGTGCGAGTAATAAGCAGGTCTCCAAAGACAACACCGAAATTACTAAAAAGCACCTCAAACAAACGGAATATTTCACCCAGCACTCCGCTTTTCCACATCCAATACGGCGGCGAAACGAAAGTATATAGCAATCAAGTGTGGTTTTGCAATAACAACCAATGAGTGTCACGTGATTTCGGAGAAAACCAAACTCGACTTTCCGTTGTAGTTACGCTGCCCTGCCGCTGCCAGTAGAACGAGGAATTTCTGCATTCCAAAGTCCAGACTCGCATCTTTCGGTTTTCTGTCCTTCTGCGTCCGCCAGTTGGGACTATTTACAATTTAGATTTTGACCCCGCTTGACTAAAATTGCACAATTAACTTGATGCTTGCGATGAATTTACTTGTATTCTTTGTTGCGGTCGTGCAAATAAGCAGCGTGGCGCCTGGTAAGTTTTACTTTGCTTACAACTCGTTTTATTATCTTAAAGATTGACGCTCTTGATTTTGAACTGCcgcatttattattaatttgtttGTTAAATTTTCTTCACGTCTGCTGCGTCATTTCATGAGCGGAAACTTGTTTTACCGAAACACTCATTTCCTCATAGTTAGGCGGGAACACAATTCTATTATCATAACTGTTGGAATATTTGCTTATTAAAGTTGAAAAacttaaaaatgaatatatgAAACAAATGTCCAttcaattaaatatgaaaaagcTAACGTACCGTAATGAAATGTTACACAGTAGAGTTTGCAATTAATATTTCATGGTAAGGCAATAAAGTTTTATCTAATCTTTCAGAAATGTATAGCCTCCCGAATA containing:
- the tapbp.1 gene encoding TAP binding protein (tapasin), tandem duplicate 1, whose amino-acid sequence is MTNFWSICNIFLLCCLVQACHSHSCPGLECWYMNEKAAGGLAAPPSQVKSLLRIKTKGHRTASLEDLTDPSILRVYTVADPEATLCHRSRRSSTRKPHCELSRFQPQYSALSWASSLSDELSPIYLQADWFSATVQDLDERRGTASIMRAPTETNELDVVLSVTTTTVVQSRLGEPVLLQCQFWANPASPLSGSGFAVEWRYQSHGSGRLLLAYDGKSDRVFDSPEEGMKMDFEELHRNGNASLVLQEAQVHHSGMYICMVYLPHLLAQVTIHLEVAEPPSLSIHPSPLPLTAPGQSLTVHCEASGFTPHSLELSWDLKDPDGKTRSLGPGHLTGHKQAWDGTYSQGTRLELNTSDPELGRGGELTCVAKHPGGTRRASVALRVIGFSTPSLEDSMMMLAVALVLYGLIKFVSWLFLPSGPAEAVETEKKEN